TTACCACGCGGCCTTGCATGGCCTTAGCCAGGCCTTGAGCAAGGAGCGCTCCATCCACGAACTCGGCCGGCTGGATGTGCTGGACAGGATCGACGATCCTGCCCGAGCGCTTTCCGGGGGGCAGCGTCGCCGTGTCGAGATAGCACGCGCTCTGATGCATAGCCCACGCCTTTTGCTGCTGGACGAGCCGACCACCGGGCTCGACGTGCCGGGCCGCCACGCGCTCGAGCGGCACGTGCGGGAGCTTTGCCGCCAGCGCGGCATTGCCGTCCTGTGGGCAACACATTTTCTGGAGGAACTAACGGCGGATGACGATGTGGTGGTGCTGCATCGAGGCACAATCCGGTGGGCCGGCCGCGCCGATCGGCTGGCTGCCGATCTCGGTGTGGCGAGCACGGGCGAGGCCTTCGCGTCGCTGACGGAGTCCGAATGAAAACGTCTCACGCAGTGCGCGCGCTCAACGGCATCCTGCGCAGGGAGATGCTGCGCACGTTGCGGCAACGCGGCCGGCTGCTCTCGGCGATGGTACGGCCGCTGGTCTGGCTGGCAATCTTTGCCGCTGGCTTCCGCTCCGTTCTCGGTCTGTCGATCACGCCACCCTACCAGACCTATGTTCTCTATGACGTGTATGTGGTGCCTGGGCTAGCGGCCATGATGCTGCTCTTCCATGCCATGGCAAGTTCGCTGGCCATGGTCTACGATCGCGAGATGGGCAGCATGCGCCTGTTGCTGACCGCACCATTGCCGCGCTGGTACCTGCTTGCGG
This region of Mesorhizobium sp. C432A genomic DNA includes:
- a CDS encoding ATP-binding cassette domain-containing protein, yielding MNALSVENLGHSFGSRRVLDGVSFSVAQGRMCILLGRNGAGKTTLFSLITGLYHARSGSVHVFDQAMDVNPSAALAQMGVVFQLPTLDLDLTAGENLRYHAALHGLSQALSKERSIHELGRLDVLDRIDDPARALSGGQRRRVEIARALMHSPRLLLLDEPTTGLDVPGRHALERHVRELCRQRGIAVLWATHFLEELTADDDVVVLHRGTIRWAGRADRLAADLGVASTGEAFASLTESE